The sequence below is a genomic window from Anaerobranca californiensis DSM 14826.
ATGCCCTCATAAGGTTTACCCTTGTTAAAAATTCATTGGCAGAATAAACTCCATTTAAATTTTCTCCGGGAATATTTAAAAAGTAAGGTAGCCCTGCCCCAGAACCTATAAAAACGGCTTCATAACCTTCAGCAAATAATTCTTCTATTGTAATAGTTTGGCCAATTACCACATTAGTCTTAAGTTCCACTCCTAAATCTAATAAAGAGTTTATTTCCTCTTCAACAATTTTTTTAGGTAATCTAAATTCAGGAATACCATACATCAGTACTCCCCCTGGCTGGTGGAAAGCTTCAAAGATGGTAACTTTATAACCCATTTTAGCTAGTTCCCCGGCACAGGTTAAGCCAGCGGGTCCTGAACCAACTACAGCAACTTTTTTACCTTCAGTAACTTTTTTCCCTTTAGGTTTTACATTTGCCCTTTCCCAGTCTGCCACAAACCTTTCTAATCTACCAATGGCAACTGGTTCATTTTTTATACCTACGACACACAATTTTTCACATTGATCTTCTTGGGGACATACCCTTCCACAAATAGCTGGTAGAGAGTTTTTGTCCTTTAAAATCTCAATAGAACTTTGAAAATCTCCTTCAGCTATTTTTTGAATAAACTGTGGAATATCTATTCCTACAGGACAACCTTGAACACAACGGGGATTTTTACATTGAATACATCTCTTAGCTTCCGCTATGGCAGTTTGTTCATCATATCCTAAGGCAACTTCAGAGAAATTCTTAATCCTTTCATCTACAGGCTGACAAGGCATTGGATGTTTTTTAGTTCCTGGCATTTTCTTCCGCCTCCCCACATTTACAGTCAACTAACTTTTCTTCTTCCCTGTACATTCTCAACCTTCTCATTTGTTCATCAAAATCAATACTGTGAGCTTCAAAGGCCGGTCCATCGATACAAGCAAATTTGACTTCATCTCCTATGGTTACCCTGCAACCACCACACATACCGGTACCATCAACCATCAGGGAGTTTAAACTTACAATTGTATATATACCGTATTCCTTTGTAAGGTCACTTACAGCTTTCATCATAGGCATAGGACCAATGGCTATAACACAATCAATTTCCATACCTGATAGGATTAACTCTTTAAGGGCATCGGTGACAAATCCCTTTCTACCTCTACTGCCATCATCGGTGGTGATATACAGTTCTTTACTCACCCTTTTCATTTCATCAACGTAAAATA
It includes:
- the gltA gene encoding NADPH-dependent glutamate synthase; the encoded protein is MPGTKKHPMPCQPVDERIKNFSEVALGYDEQTAIAEAKRCIQCKNPRCVQGCPVGIDIPQFIQKIAEGDFQSSIEILKDKNSLPAICGRVCPQEDQCEKLCVVGIKNEPVAIGRLERFVADWERANVKPKGKKVTEGKKVAVVGSGPAGLTCAGELAKMGYKVTIFEAFHQPGGVLMYGIPEFRLPKKIVEEEINSLLDLGVELKTNVVIGQTITIEELFAEGYEAVFIGSGAGLPYFLNIPGENLNGVYSANEFLTRVNLMRAYLHPDWHTPIKVGKKVAVVGAGNVAMDAARTAKRLGAEEVYIVYRRSEEEMPAREEEVHHAKEEGIIFKLLTNPVEILGNEEGWVTGLKCVKMELGEPDSSGRRRPIPVEGSDFQLDVDGVIIAVGQGPNPLIPRSTPNLKTSKWGNIIADELTGKTSMEGVFAGGDVVTGAATVIKAMGAGKNAAIAIDQYLKNKG
- a CDS encoding sulfide/dihydroorotate dehydrogenase-like FAD/NAD-binding protein; translated protein: MNKILEKKVLAPTLKQIVVAAPLIARKAKAGQFVILRVHERGERFPLTIADYDREKGSITLIFQEVGASTKLLGNLEVGDVILDLVGPLGKATEHPKAKRVVCIGGGVGVAPVYPEAKELHKNGVEVISIIGARNKDLLFYVDEMKRVSKELYITTDDGSRGRKGFVTDALKELILSGMEIDCVIAIGPMPMMKAVSDLTKEYGIYTIVSLNSLMVDGTGMCGGCRVTIGDEVKFACIDGPAFEAHSIDFDEQMRRLRMYREEEKLVDCKCGEAEENARN